The genomic DNA CAGGTATGCCCCATTGTCTTTGGCCAAATAGATCGCCGGGACCTCTTAATTTTAAGTCCTTTTCTGCTAATTCAAAGCCGTTTTGAGACCTTGCTATTGCTTTTAGCCGCGGATTGCTTGGAAATTCGGAAAGCAAAAAACAATATGATTGGTATTTACTCCTACCGACCCTTCCTCTAAACTGATGGAGTTGAGCTAATCCGAATTTATCAGCGCCTTCAATGAACATTATGGTGGCGTTCGGAAAATCAATTCCTACTTCTATAACCGAAGTTGAAACAAGAATGTCGGTTTTGCCGTTTTTAAAACTTTCAAGCGTTTTTTCTTTTTCTTCGGGTTTCATTTTTCCATGGAGCATTGCCACATTCAAATCAGGGAAAATATTTTTTGATAATTTTTCGTATTCCTCCTTTACTGCTTTTACATCAGCCCAGGAAAACTTCCGTTCATCTAAAATAATGGTTTGTTCTTTTAAATTTCCGCTTTGTGAAACTTGAGAAGGTTCAATTCTCGGCCGGACTTCACCTCTTTCCTGATAAAATCATAGGCCTCTTGTCTTTTTGAGGAAGGAATAATTTTAGTCATTATTTTTTTCCTTCCCTTAGGCATTTCTTTGAGTAAAGATAAGTCCAGGTCGCCGTATATTGTCAAAGCAAGGGTTCTGGGAATGGGGGTGGCTGACATTGAAAGGAGATGAGGTATAAATTTTTGTTTGCGGCATAATTTCGCTCTTTGTTCTATTCCAAAGCGATGCTGTTCATCAATAATGACTAACCCTGTTTTTTTGAATTCCACTTTTTCTTGAATTAAAGCATGGGTGCCGATTAAAATATGGCAGGCCCCTTGCTTTATTTTTTCTATAATTTCTTTTCTTTTAATTTTTTTCCCATCAAAAAAATTTTCTTTTCCGGTAATTAGACCAATTTTGATTTTAAATCCTTTTAAAAAATTAGTTATGGTTTTGTGATGTTGTTTGGCTAAAATTTCAGTTGGCGCCATAAAGGTAACTTGAAGTCCGGCCCTAACTGTGTTAAGGGCGGCCATTATAGCCACTACTGTTTTTCCCGAGCCGACATCGCCATTCAAGAGCCGATTCATTGGTTTTATTTTTTCCAAGTCCTTTAAAATTTGCCAAGCTGCTTTTTTCTGGTCAGGGGTCAGGGTGAAAGGCAGTTTGTCTACAAATTTTTTGACCAAACTAAGATTAATAGGAATAACAATTGCTTTTTCTTTGGCTAATTTTATTTTTTCAGAAAGAATGGCCAAAGATAAGTTAAAAAGTTCTTCAAAAACAAATCTTTTTTTTGCCAATTCAGCTTTTTCCAGGTTCTCGGGAAAGTGAATTTGCCAGATTGCTTCTTTAATCAATAAAAGTTTATTTTTTTTTAATACTTGAGCAGGCAGGGTTTCCGGAATTTCATTTTTTATTTTTATCAAAAGTGGTTTGATAATAAATCTTAGCCAGCGCGAGGACATTCCTTCGGTTTCAGGATAAATCGGCACCAGTCGCCCCATATGGGTTAAATCAATATCCGAATTTCGCCACGGCCCCAAATTTGAAGCTGGCCGACCCAACCCATTCAAGCCGGGATGAGGTTGGATTTCAATCTTCGGATTTATCTTCTCATAAGCCGGGTTTGATAAATATTTTTTTCCGGATTTCAAAACTATTTTGCCAGCCAAAAAGACAAAATCGCTTTTTTTTAAAGTATTTATCAAATAGGGCTGATTAAACCAGACAACTCGAATTTCTCCGGAACTATCGCTTATTT from Candidatus Nealsonbacteria bacterium includes the following:
- a CDS encoding DEAD/DEAH box helicase: MNFSILIEKIPRIGPQYQKKLKRLGIKTVGDLIFHFPHRYEDFSDILPISKAEPGKVVCLRGKITEIRNIKTFRKRMYITEAKISDSSGEIRVVWFNQPYLINTLKKSDFVFLAGKIVLKSGKKYLSNPAYEKINPKIEIQPHPGLNGLGRPASNLGPWRNSDIDLTHMGRLVPIYPETEGMSSRWLRFIIKPLLIKIKNEIPETLPAQVLKKNKLLLIKEAIWQIHFPENLEKAELAKKRFVFEELFNLSLAILSEKIKLAKEKAIVIPINLSLVKKFVDKLPFTLTPDQKKAAWQILKDLEKIKPMNRLLNGDVGSGKTVVAIMAALNTVRAGLQVTFMAPTEILAKQHHKTITNFLKGFKIKIGLITGKENFFDGKKIKRKEIIEKIKQGACHILIGTHALIQEKVEFKKTGLVIIDEQHRFGIEQRAKLCRKQKFIPHLLSMSATPIPRTLALTIYGDLDLSLLKEMPKGRKKIMTKIIPSSKRQEAYDFIRKEVKSGRELNLLKFHKAEI